The Saccharomonospora cyanea NA-134 genome includes a region encoding these proteins:
- a CDS encoding DUF2382 domain-containing protein, producing the protein MATTLRPEELVDNAVVDVDGRKIGKVGTVYLSDESRQPEWVTVRTGLFGQKESFVPLQGAHMESDGVHVSVSKDQVSDAPRTDTDTDLTGEESAELYSHYNLPAPRAAMPEETGTSGTAETAGTTGEGGRPGDTGMPRSRAEGESMTRSEERLRASTENVETGRVRLHKYVVTEEQQVTVPVSHEEVRLEREPVTGAERGTTHDIGEEEQEVTLHREEPHVTKESVPVEKVRLGKEKVTEDETISGEVRREKFDIEEERGRGGSER; encoded by the coding sequence GTGGCAACGACACTGCGTCCGGAGGAACTGGTCGACAATGCCGTTGTCGACGTCGATGGCCGCAAGATCGGTAAGGTCGGCACGGTCTATCTGTCGGACGAGTCACGGCAGCCGGAGTGGGTCACCGTACGGACCGGCCTCTTCGGACAGAAGGAGAGCTTCGTCCCCCTGCAGGGCGCCCACATGGAGTCCGACGGTGTCCACGTGTCGGTGTCCAAGGACCAGGTCTCCGACGCTCCGCGCACCGACACCGACACCGACCTCACCGGCGAGGAGAGCGCAGAGTTGTATAGCCACTACAACCTGCCTGCCCCCAGGGCCGCGATGCCGGAGGAGACCGGCACCTCCGGAACGGCCGAAACCGCCGGAACGACCGGTGAGGGGGGCCGACCCGGTGACACGGGTATGCCGCGTTCCCGCGCGGAAGGCGAGTCGATGACGCGTTCCGAGGAGCGGCTGCGCGCGAGCACCGAGAACGTGGAGACCGGCAGGGTACGCCTCCACAAGTACGTGGTGACCGAGGAACAGCAGGTGACCGTGCCGGTCTCGCACGAGGAGGTCCGCCTCGAACGGGAGCCGGTGACGGGGGCCGAGCGCGGCACGACGCACGACATCGGTGAGGAGGAGCAGGAGGTCACCCTGCACCGCGAGGAACCGCATGTCACGAAGGAGAGCGTGCCCGTGGAGAAGGTCCGTCTCGGTAAGGAGAAGGTCACCGAGGACGAGACGATCTCGGGCGAGGTCCGCAGGGAGAAGTTCGACATCGAGGAGGAGCGCGGGCGAGGCGGCTCCGAGCGCTGA